A window of Mytilus edulis chromosome 10, xbMytEdul2.2, whole genome shotgun sequence contains these coding sequences:
- the LOC139490603 gene encoding uncharacterized protein: protein MSDEEIQSSPERSSARIHHRSETDNPTSNPTADAFSLFSKHLDSALEKQKKEIFTVFEAKIPALNQPTSKPDFKFKFISNRKQCEFNDQVSKDIDILKAAISSDNRDFALQTIEKVQQDIAARNKTVKIGDKHGWDTVSEYEGNPLADNSDDERRLRQAETRAVRKRKAVAPKDTSKKFAADKLFRGFSETPEARSYNNGSQTTPRYNGQRSSTSNFRARKGPSPQDTCYYCGATGHWSSNCPEKSHKSNNISSSK from the coding sequence ATGTCTGACGAAGAAATCCAAAGTTCTCCTGAACGTTCATCTGCAAGAATTCATCATAGGAGTGAAACTGATAATCCTACAAGCAACCCAACAGCTGATGCATTCTCGTTGTTTTCCAAGCATTTAGACAGCGCATTGGAGAAACAGAAAAAGGAGATCTTCACAGTCTTTGAAGCTAAAATTCCAGCCTTAAACCAACCTACAAGTAAGCCTGACTTTAAGTTCAAATTTATTAGCAATAGAAAGCAGTGTGAATTTAATGACCAAGTGTCAAAGGACATTGATATTTTGAAAGCCGCCATTTCTTCAGATAATCGTGACTTTGCCTTACAAACTATTGAAAAAGTTCAACAAGATATTGCTGCTCGTAACAAAACTGTTAAAATTGGTGACAAACATGGTTGGGACACCGTTAGCGAGTATGAAGGTAACCCTCTTGCTGATAACTCTGATGATGAGCGCCGTCTACGACAGGCCGAAACCAGGGCAGTTCGTAAAAGAAAGGCAGTCGCACCCAAAGACACATCAAAGAAATTTGCAGCTGATAAACTTTTTCGTGGCTTTAGCGAAACACCTGAAGCAAGAAGCTACAACAATGGTTCACAAACAACACCAAGATATAATGGTCAAAGATCCAGTACCTCAAACTTCAGAGCAAGGAAAGGACCGTCTCCCCAGGACACCTGCTACTACTGTGGTGCCACAGGACACTGGTCGTCTAACTGTCCAGAAAAAAGTCACAAGTCTAACAACATCAGCAG